Proteins found in one Pontibacter sp. SGAir0037 genomic segment:
- a CDS encoding DUF3536 domain-containing protein, with protein MNKYICVHGHFYQPPRENPWLNEVEIQESAAPFHDWNERITDECYARNSASRILDAEDAIVDIVNNYSRISFNFGPTLLEWMEKKAPETYQAILEADKESQKLFSGHGSAIAQVYNHLIMPLANLRDKHTQVIWGIYDFKKRFGRDPEGMWLGETAADTETLEVLAEHGIKFTILSPYQANRYRKIGEKEWHDAVGANIDPRRPYLCNLPSGKTIVLFFYDGPVSQGIAFEGLLNNGERLKSRLLSTFDNNDAPQLMHIATDGETYGHHHRFGEMALSFALDRIEKEEQAKLTVYGEYIEKFPPTYEAYITENTSWSCAHGVERWRSDCGCNTGGNSGWNQAWRGPLRASFDWVRDELEGLYEEEMTKLGAKPWEARNTYIQVIMDRSKANVESFIKSQTNRALTAEEKSTFLRLLEMQYHTLLMYTSCGWFFDEVTGIETVQDIFYAARALQLAHDISGGKDYETKFLALLEKARSNRPEQGTAADTYVKVIKPTVIDMLRVGAHYAVASLFAKDPEHLNLYSFKAASDKYELLEAGRQKLAIGRAKIRSIITWEQVEITFGILHLGDHQLFGGVREFISKEAFEKLHLELATSFNRGSINEVIMLLDKYFESHNYSFWHLFKDDQKKILSKVLRHTLNGIENDLQHVYDNNYPLMLAMSSLNLPLPRPLYLTLEYVVNTKLKRELTAQEVDINEIKKLFREAARMNIVLNLEVMEYEAAQLVARLATQLEEKIDNIYKMHLLVNLLNTLKDSPLKPDYWHAQNTVFRLKNTVYQHFRNLSKKNDEVAVYWCEKFDELFDKLNFKA; from the coding sequence ATGAACAAATACATCTGTGTCCACGGCCACTTTTACCAGCCACCAAGAGAGAACCCTTGGCTAAACGAAGTAGAAATTCAGGAATCTGCCGCACCCTTTCACGATTGGAACGAACGAATTACAGACGAGTGCTATGCCCGTAACTCCGCATCCCGCATTCTGGATGCCGAAGACGCCATTGTGGACATTGTAAATAATTACTCCCGTATCAGCTTTAACTTTGGCCCCACCCTGCTGGAGTGGATGGAGAAGAAAGCCCCTGAAACTTACCAGGCGATACTTGAAGCGGACAAGGAAAGTCAGAAGCTTTTCTCAGGTCACGGTTCAGCTATAGCACAGGTATACAACCACCTGATTATGCCGCTGGCCAACCTCCGCGACAAGCATACGCAGGTGATCTGGGGAATTTACGACTTTAAAAAAAGGTTTGGCCGCGATCCGGAAGGCATGTGGCTGGGCGAAACAGCCGCCGACACAGAAACGCTGGAAGTATTGGCTGAGCATGGGATCAAGTTTACAATTTTATCACCTTATCAGGCTAACCGTTACCGGAAAATTGGTGAAAAGGAATGGCACGACGCTGTTGGGGCAAATATTGACCCCCGCAGGCCATACCTGTGTAACCTGCCTTCCGGCAAAACAATAGTGCTGTTTTTTTATGATGGCCCGGTGTCGCAGGGAATCGCTTTTGAAGGCTTGCTGAATAACGGCGAACGCCTGAAGAGCCGCCTGCTCAGCACCTTCGATAATAACGACGCGCCACAGCTGATGCACATTGCCACCGATGGCGAAACCTATGGGCACCATCACCGCTTTGGCGAAATGGCACTCTCGTTTGCGCTTGATCGCATCGAAAAAGAAGAGCAGGCAAAACTTACCGTGTATGGCGAGTATATTGAGAAGTTTCCGCCAACGTACGAAGCGTACATTACCGAAAACACCTCGTGGAGCTGTGCACATGGCGTGGAGCGCTGGCGCAGCGATTGTGGCTGTAATACCGGCGGAAACAGCGGATGGAACCAGGCCTGGCGTGGTCCTTTGCGCGCATCCTTCGATTGGGTACGCGATGAACTGGAAGGGTTGTATGAAGAAGAAATGACGAAGCTGGGTGCTAAGCCCTGGGAAGCCCGGAATACGTACATCCAGGTGATTATGGATCGTTCGAAAGCAAATGTAGAATCCTTTATAAAATCACAGACAAACAGGGCACTTACGGCTGAAGAAAAATCTACTTTTCTGAGACTGCTGGAAATGCAGTACCATACCCTGCTGATGTATACCAGCTGCGGTTGGTTTTTTGATGAAGTGACAGGCATAGAAACGGTACAGGATATCTTTTATGCAGCCAGAGCGCTACAACTGGCACATGATATCAGTGGTGGCAAAGACTATGAGACAAAATTCCTGGCCTTACTGGAAAAAGCCAGGAGCAACAGACCGGAACAAGGCACTGCCGCTGATACGTATGTAAAGGTGATCAAGCCTACTGTCATAGACATGCTACGGGTGGGCGCACATTATGCCGTTGCCTCGCTGTTTGCCAAAGATCCGGAACACCTGAACCTCTACAGCTTTAAGGCAGCTTCAGATAAATACGAGCTACTGGAGGCAGGCCGGCAAAAACTGGCAATCGGGCGCGCAAAGATTCGCTCCATCATTACCTGGGAACAGGTAGAAATCACTTTCGGTATCCTGCACCTCGGCGACCACCAGCTGTTCGGTGGCGTACGCGAATTCATCAGCAAGGAAGCTTTTGAGAAGCTGCACCTGGAACTGGCCACCTCTTTTAACAGGGGCAGTATAAATGAAGTTATCATGCTGCTTGATAAGTACTTCGAGTCGCACAATTACTCTTTCTGGCACTTGTTTAAAGACGACCAGAAAAAGATTCTAAGCAAGGTTTTAAGACATACCTTAAACGGCATCGAAAACGACTTGCAGCATGTGTACGACAACAACTACCCGCTCATGCTGGCCATGTCGTCGCTTAACCTGCCACTACCACGGCCCTTGTACCTCACGCTGGAATATGTCGTAAACACTAAACTTAAGCGGGAGCTGACAGCACAGGAAGTGGATATAAACGAAATAAAGAAACTGTTTCGTGAAGCTGCCAGGATGAACATTGTGCTGAACTTGGAAGTGATGGAATACGAGGCAGCGCAGCTGGTTGCACGGCTTGCCACACAACTGGAAGAGAAAATAGATAACATCTATAAAATGCACCTGCTCGTGAACCTGCTTAACACACTAAAAGATTCTCCGTTAAAGCCAGATTACTGGCACGCACAGAATACTGTGTTCCGCCTGAAAAACACCGTTTATCAGCACTTCAGAAACCTGAGCAAAAAGAACGATGAAGTAGCGGTATACTGGTGTGAGAAATTCGATGAATTATTTGATAAACTTAATTTTAAAGCTTAG
- the treZ gene encoding malto-oligosyltrehalose trehalohydrolase — translation MGITREIGAKYTKEKGTTFTVWAPEAEKVSIVIEGKGNDIPLQREAFGYWTGLVEDARPGTRYLYKLNEDTERPDPASCYQPDTVHTASEVVDHEAFSWTDQNWKGLPLEQMIIYELHVGTFSEEGTFEGIINKLPELKDLGITAIEIMPIAQFPGSRNWGYDGVYPSAVQNSYGGPDGLKRLVDACHQAGIAVVLDVVYNHMGPEGNYLRDFGPYFTEKYNTPWGAALNFDDAHSDHVRNFFLQNAIMWLRDYHIDALRLDAVHAILDTGAKHFLKELQEHVTDIEEQTGKARALIAESDMNDVRLLTPAEKGGFGLAAQWMDDYHHAVHTLLTGEVEGYYMDYGKPELLVKSLKHAFIYNGTYSEFRKRTLGNDATDLPAKQFVICAQNHDQVGNRMLGERITQLVSFDKLKLAAGLILLAPFTPMLFMGEEYGEENPFLFFVSHTDKDLVEAVQKGRKEEFSAFAWEGEVPDPQSEDTFRKSKLQHSYKHNEKQNQLREFYKKLIQLRKTSPALQKLSKQNLEAYFNEDETVLHLIHFGGSPAIYSLFNFSDQVQEIDLDQSQGKNWEVVLHSAAQEWGGTGAETDLSQGKTIKLQPESLLILQSN, via the coding sequence ATGGGAATAACTAGAGAAATAGGTGCAAAATATACGAAAGAAAAAGGCACTACTTTTACTGTCTGGGCTCCGGAAGCAGAGAAAGTAAGCATTGTCATAGAAGGAAAAGGCAATGATATTCCGTTACAGCGTGAAGCATTTGGTTACTGGACAGGGCTTGTAGAAGATGCCAGACCAGGAACTCGTTATTTATATAAACTTAACGAAGACACAGAGCGGCCTGATCCTGCTTCCTGCTATCAGCCTGATACCGTACATACCGCTTCGGAAGTGGTAGACCATGAAGCATTTTCCTGGACCGACCAGAACTGGAAAGGACTACCGCTGGAGCAGATGATTATCTATGAGCTGCATGTAGGCACCTTTTCAGAAGAAGGAACTTTTGAAGGTATTATCAATAAACTTCCTGAACTGAAGGATCTCGGCATTACAGCCATCGAAATTATGCCGATTGCCCAGTTTCCGGGCAGCCGAAACTGGGGCTACGATGGCGTGTATCCTTCAGCCGTGCAGAATTCTTATGGCGGACCAGATGGTTTAAAACGCCTGGTAGATGCCTGCCACCAGGCAGGCATTGCGGTTGTACTTGATGTTGTGTACAACCATATGGGGCCGGAAGGCAACTACCTGCGCGATTTTGGGCCATACTTTACCGAAAAATATAATACACCCTGGGGAGCTGCTCTCAATTTTGACGATGCACATTCCGACCACGTTCGAAACTTCTTTTTACAGAACGCGATCATGTGGCTGCGCGACTACCACATTGATGCTTTGCGTTTAGATGCGGTGCATGCTATACTGGATACCGGGGCAAAACACTTTCTGAAAGAACTACAGGAGCATGTGACTGACATAGAAGAACAGACAGGAAAAGCACGCGCCCTGATTGCTGAAAGCGACATGAATGACGTGCGCCTGCTGACCCCGGCTGAAAAAGGTGGTTTCGGATTAGCCGCACAATGGATGGACGATTATCACCATGCCGTGCATACGCTGCTGACAGGCGAAGTAGAAGGCTACTACATGGATTATGGAAAGCCGGAACTGCTGGTTAAGTCGCTGAAACATGCCTTTATTTATAACGGCACTTACTCGGAGTTCCGCAAAAGAACCCTGGGAAACGATGCAACAGACCTGCCTGCCAAACAATTCGTGATCTGTGCACAGAACCACGACCAGGTTGGTAACCGCATGCTGGGAGAACGCATCACTCAGTTAGTTTCTTTTGATAAACTTAAACTGGCTGCCGGTTTAATCCTGCTTGCCCCGTTTACGCCCATGTTGTTTATGGGCGAAGAGTATGGCGAGGAAAATCCGTTCCTGTTCTTTGTAAGCCATACAGACAAAGACCTGGTAGAAGCAGTACAGAAAGGGCGTAAAGAAGAGTTCTCGGCATTTGCCTGGGAAGGCGAAGTACCAGATCCCCAATCGGAAGATACTTTTCGGAAGTCGAAGCTGCAGCACAGCTACAAGCATAACGAAAAGCAGAACCAGTTACGGGAGTTCTATAAAAAGCTTATACAACTGAGAAAAACCTCACCAGCTCTGCAAAAGCTAAGCAAGCAAAACCTGGAAGCCTATTTTAACGAAGACGAAACTGTATTACACCTAATTCATTTTGGTGGTTCACCTGCCATCTACAGCTTGTTCAACTTCAGCGATCAGGTACAGGAAATAGACCTGGATCAGTCGCAGGGAAAAAACTGGGAGGTTGTGCTGCACTCTGCCGCACAGGAATGGGGCGGTACAGGTGCTGAAACCGATCTGAGTCAGGGCAAAACCATAAAACTACAACCCGAATCACTCCTTATACTACAAAGTAACTAA